The genome window TGCAGGGCCCGAAGATCATGGGAAGCGGTGTATATTATTCTCATCTAttaactactccgtactccgtgCTGGATGATTAATAAGTAACCCCGGCTTCGGTTTCGGAATTGCTAGCCGCGGACTCCGATTGGGGTGCCAGCTAAGGGCTGACACCCATCCCTCAATCCTTATCAGCAGCGCTCCATCGCAATGTCTTCTCTGCCTCATTCCCAACTGGTCTGCAGTTGTACGACGGCACCATGACTTTCTCCGACTCCAAGGGAGGCGCATGGGGCCAGCAATGGCGGTCATCGCCCCTTTTCATTGTCAGCGCCATGGCGATGGCCTTGTTCACTGGTAACACTCCAATTGACTGCGTTTGTCCTACTGTGAGGAATTCCGCTTACAATATCTGTCGCCTTATCTAGACACCTTTCTCTACGCCTTCCTcgtccccatcctcccctaCGTTCTCGAAAACCGCCTCGGATTAGACGTATCCCTCACCCAGCGCGTGAGTTTCGCTTTGCTGTCAGAAACCGCCATCGCTGCTCTCGTTACAAGCCCTTTCATTGGCCACTATGCCGATCGCATGTCCTCCAAGCGAATCTTGCTCGTTGGATCGCTGTTAGCTGCGTTGTTTGGATCCATAGTTCTGGCCTTGGCGACATCAAGTAGGTCTCTATGTCGCATATCTCTGGAATGTTGGCATACTGACAATCATGCTCAGCATTCACTCTCTTCGTGGGACGTCTCATTCAAGCGATTgccagctccttcatctggGTGGTTGGATACGCCACGATCGCGGACAATGTGCAACCGGAAAATCTGGGCAAGACATACGGGGTTATTTCTCTGGTCGTAGCAGCAGGTACCTCAGGGGGTCCGATGGTTGCGGGCATTCTTTTCGAACTGGGCGGATACTGGGTAGCATGGTCTAGTGCCTTTATTATCCTTATCCTCGACATTATTCTTCGTCTGCTCATGCTGGAAAAGCCGGACGTCCAAGGCGACACGGAGTATTCTAGCAATGCGAGTGTCGCATCGGACCCTGAACGCGCACCTCTCCTGAGCAGTAATCCCGGCCTCGAGGGCGACATGGCGGGCTGGAAGttttatgtatatattttgCGGTATCGCCGCTTCGTCTGCGGCGTGATCAGCTATCTTTCCTTTGCTGTTCTGGTCTCCAGCTTCGACACtacccttcctcttcatgtTCGCGATGTCTTCAGCTGGGGTAGTTTTCCTGCTGGTATGATGTTTTTCGCCCTGCAAGGTCCCGGGATCCTTCTTAGCCCCATCTGTGGTTGGCTGAAAGATCGGGTCGGGACACGATGGCCTACCACGGTCGGCTTTTTGCTTCTCGCGCCCGTGATGTGGGTGATCGGCATGCCTGGTGACGAGCGATTCCCATGGGCGAATGAGGGCGACCGCGGAAAAATTATCTACGCTGTCGGTGTTACTGTGGTGGGATCAGTGTCCTGTCTGCTGAACGGGGCCGGTACAATCGAAGCTACGGGTAAGCACATCTTCAGCAGTACAGAAAGGATAATAGTATGAACACAACCTAACGCAAGTACAGTCACCATTGACGAAGTCGAAGCCAAGCACCCCGGCATCTTTGGCCCCAACGGAGGCTATTCCCGTGCTCTCTCAGTAGCCAGTATGGGATGGACGCTCGGAGCATTCATCGGgcccatcatctccggctATATCGCCGAACAGGTCGGATACTACGAGATGAGCTGCGTTATCGGTTTGTTCCCTACCACTCTCAATTTTGTGACAACACTAACAGAACTAGCAATTGTCTGCCTTCTCTCCGGCGTCAACACTGTCTTCAACCTAGACTCGAAAGTCCATTTCGACCGTGTGGCGGAATCCACCTAGACTAGACTTACTCTCCGACGCGACCGTCGCGCAGACTCGTATATACCCTGCCGAGATAAACTCCCCGGTTGACCTACATGAAACGGTCTATTGACGATACATCCAAAAGTGTTTCTCCTTGCATATACGAAAAGTTCGTGCATCTTGCATTTAGCGTTTCAGAGATATGATAGCATAAGAGAGATCCAGATTTAGAGTCATCATTACATTACATGTGAAGCCGCGCATCCGTGCGTCGATATTATATCAATCATGGATAATCTAGCGTTGTCCAATATATGAGTTGTCTAGACCCTACACTTTAGCACGCCAGATACGAGACAAGCTATCCGTGCGCAGCACCTATCTACTATTTCTCGTACACCCCTAATATCCAAGATACGCATAGGCCTCTCCCCGTCTTGCCGGTATAGATGAAACCCTTATCGGGACATGCTAAATAGTACAGGTCCAACGTGATACAGCGCGACTCAATCATAGGTCCAATTTAGTACTAGTAGGGGACCTTACGTACGCTCGGACCCAAAATTCAGTAGGCCCTGTCGCCTTATCTCTATGTGTTGGGGGATAATGCATCTCACATTTAGTATATTTGACGTGATGGAGATACGTCAACTGTAGGAGGTGATCTAGGTTTGTCTGTTGGGTTGTGTGCGGGGTCAAGATACGAGATTATTATGCTTGGCTTGACAGATATTGCGGCTGATTCGACTCTGTTGAGTACTCCGTCCACGACGTAGTGATTAGGATATTGTTGGAGTTAAGGGGTACTATTGTGTCATGCTAGTTAGTGAAGAGTGCATCACACCGGAGTTTGCTGTCAGAGACCTTACTATGATGATTACTAGTAGATTCATCATGATGCACGGAGTAGTACTACCTCCAAAAGTATAGATCTAGACCTATCTACCTGCGTGGTAGTATCACGAAGCGAAACAGCCTAACTAGCCACGAACAATAATAGGCTACTCATATAGGGAAATACCCTCCGCCATGCGGCATTTACCACAGATCGAGATCCCCCATGccatctgcatctgcatgGAACTAagatggttgatgatgagtacATCCGGTTCATATtggataataataatcatcgATTCATGCATGGGTATGTTAAGCCACGTCCTCAGGATGAACTAGGCCTGCCGATCTCGCGATAGAGTTTGATGACAGTTACCGGGGTGGGGATATACCTGCTCTCTTGTCCTATCTCTGTAACCGTTGACCCTATAGAAGGTAGCTGTGCTAGGCACTAGAGGCATCACGAGACGGTTATTTGCGTACGTGTGACAACGACTTTCCCCCCGCCCGCCAAGCGTGGCAGGGTTTTGGACTTGCAGATCGTCAGTGTCGGATATCGGGTGCGAGGTTTCGCTCATGTCTGGCTATCTGGGCGGATGCAATTTCCGGGTATGGTCATGagttcctttcctctttttgaAGTGATCGGGGGTTTGATGCGGTGCGATATCATAGTTGCCTGGCATCGGTTTGAAGGCTGTGATTGACGGACCTGTATCCCGAGGGAGGTGGTTTTGTCGTACTGGACGCATTCTCGTATAATGTCTCTGTCAGTCTGTCTAGGCTATGTTTCTATTCCAGGGGTGATGGAGACGCCGGATagcggaagagggagggggtaaGAGGGGCCTCGCGTGGCCGTTCCGGCAATTCCTCCGGAACGGCTGCAGCAGATGAGGAGTTGACATCCCCTGCTGCGACCTATGATTCGATGATGCGTTTCTCCGCATAAGGCTGAGTAGTCGTCATGGACGGAGTTGCTTCTGGATTGAAACGATCCGGTGCGTACTAGTGACGAGAAGCTGAAATTCAGAAACAACCGCAGTTCATGGTctcgaagaaaaaaaaagtgttGACTAGCTTAGTTATCGACTAGGTAGAAAATAGCTATGGATCGTCAGGAACACACACCGTTCTCGGAGGgcgttgctggtggtggtcgacCCTGAGTGGTGGAAACCAGAGTTGACGCTAGAAAATTCAGATCTGACAGGTCAAGCAAAACCGGTTTTGAGTCACGCATGGTGTCTGTCTCTGTGCATGACAGGTGCATGAACTTTTGACATCCATGGAGGCAGGCAATTGATTTGTGTCTATACGAGGCAACAGGCTGCTTTCTTTAGTCTAACAGGATTTGCTATCCCCTTCTCAGTCTGTTTCCCTACCAAGTAGTCGATCCGAGACCATTGAGGCTACGTCACGCAGCTCACGGACGAGGCCAAACGAAGTGGGGAGCACAATAGCGCAGGACAGCATTGAATGTGGTTGGATGACGAAGTACCGTCGATGGAACCCGGCGGCCGGCGCAAAGACTCCCATAGTTCTCCGTATTATCCCCCTATCGAAGATTCCAAGTCGTGGGAAGAGGGGACAACCAAGGGGAGCTGCGAGCGGAGTCTAGACTGTCCTGATCATTTCGGAGGGTCGGGATCGCGACCGAAGGGCACTTGGACCATCTGTGTGCGGTTCCTGAATAATTAGTGCCTGGCATTGGGATCAATTTCATAGCCGAAATGCCTAATGTTTGGCGCACAACCCCTTTAGTGGAACTTATATGGGAGTTAGGATATCAGCATAAGCGCCGATGGCGCTGACAGAGATTGATCCTCATAGTCTAGGTTAATATGCTCGATTTGCGATCGTAACATGTGATTGTGATTACCCTAAATCAGTCATGCAGCCGCAGTAAATCAAACGACAACATTCTTCCGATGAGGTTCTctacatcatcgtcatcaacagCTTCAGCTGCGGTTAGTTAGCCTGAAAAACTTGACTGAAGATGCCAGGATGTATGCAGGAGCAGGTGACCCCCCTGCCCTCTTCACGCCTTAGTGTCTTGGCTACGCACAATCACACACCAAACAAGTAGAAATTTTCAGCAGAAGATCTCAGCTCATCCACATCTTTGTTTCTGCATCACCATGCATAGTTTCCTACCATTCCCGGTCTCTGCGCCGGCATCGCTTGAGAGTTGAGACACGAACATGAACCCCTTCCGGCCGACGAAATCAGTCCTTCATCCTGGCTCATCTCAGTCTTAGCTGCCACACGGACTGACCCACACCTTCCTGTCTCAACCTCGGTAAGcacttccttccttctcacccAGTCCCTTTGATCTATCAGTCCCCTCAATATAGTACTTACCACTCACGAATGGATCTAATGGACTAACCTGCTTCCAAGAATGCCGCGCCGGACCGTAACGGTTGTGATGAGATGATCCAGCGTGTCCACCGCGGGCCAGGATACCGTTCAGTCAGTGACAGCTTGGTCTCTCCAGCCTATAGCATCCCGAATCGGCCGTGGTCTCGGAGGTCGGGTGGAGCAGCAGACGCTGGCCTGGCGCCGTTGATGCTCGGTCTCTGCCTCGACGGTCGCCAGACGAGGTTTAGTTTGATGAGTGGAGAACCTGCAGGCAAATCTCTTTTCGTGGTTttgatttttgattttttattctttttctttttctcgaCATGGAAAGTAAAACTTTTTTTGGGTCTTGGTTCCTGCCAACTTTTTTCGCCGCGTCGAGTCTCCATACCACCATGGCAGACCTACCTCCGAACAGTCTCCATATCCGGCCGAACATGTCTCCTGCTGGTCTCTACAAACTACGGAGCCTGGCCGGTGCACCGGGGTGATTGGTGTACATATACAAACCCCAATCCCCTAACCTTTTCCCCCTGGATATTAGTAGTCAAGTTTCGCCTCCGAAGGATTTTTCTTCACTAGAGTCTTCTCAATTTTTCTTCTTAAGCGATTCCCCTCTGGTTCGGGCAGCTACGCACACGACACGCATTCTCTTTATGGCAGCACCCCTCCACAACCTTCGATCGTCTCTCATGAATAGAACCCTTTACCGCTGTCGTATCGGTTGAATCACATCTCAAAAGTTGCAACCATGATGGATCTTGGGTATGAGGCGACTCCGCCACCTTCCGCTGGAAAGGATTGGGTCAGCTTCTGGAACTTCGTGGACCGAGCTCCCCCTCTCGAAGCCGAATCGGTCCCCCGCGATATTCTGGTCGTGGGTGCCGGCATTGCGGGCATTGCCGTTGCTCTGGCCCTCTCAAAGGAATTGACGCCCTTTGTCCCCGATCTCCGGATCAACGTCTATGAACGGCACGACATCCTTTCCACATCCGGCGGTGCTATCAACCTCACCCCCGTTGCTCAGCGCCATCTGGATCGCTTGGGTGTCCTCGACGAGCTGGACAAGCTGGGACCGGAGTCTGGCACCGATGTAGATGCTATCCAGCTGTTCTCCAGCCGCTCGGGACGCTCCCTCGGCGCCATCAACTTTACTGATGACAATGGAAACGGATTTGGTGGGTATAAGGGCCGCAGAGTGATGCGTATCATCCTGTCCTTGGCCATGTTGAAAGTTGTCGAGCGCACTAAGAACGTCAATGTGGTCTTTGGCAAGAAGCTGGTCCGCGGCAAGGAGTCAAAAGACAAGGCCGTCCTATACTTCCAAGATGGCACAACGGCCACCGGGGACCTCGTTCTTGGTTGCGATGGGGTCCACTCCAACGTCCGCACCCATTGGGTCTCTCCCGAGCACCCGTCCGAGTACACTGGCATCTCATTCGTCCAAACCATGATTGATAGCAAAGACATCAAGGCCCCCGTTCATTTCCGCTCCACCTCGATGAATATTTCCCGTCATGGCTCTTTGCTCGCCAGTTATTGTGACCGAGATCATACTCAAATCTTCGTTGCCGCCATCGTGCAGTTCCGGGAGGAGCTCCTGTCGCACTACAAGATTGAGCCGGGTCAGGACTGGCGGCGCACCGCGGCTATCAAAGATGCCCTTTGCCAAGAGATGCGGGACCGTTTCGGCCGGTCGGGCCTCCCGGCCATCCGGGACATGGTCAACAAGGCCGATGACTGGATGCTCTATCCTGTCTGGCAAGTTCGCCCGGGTGCACGCTGGTACCGTAACCgggtcatcctcctcggtgaCGCGGCGCATGCAGTAAGTTTTTATCCCTTGGATGCCTTTGACTTGATACTGATATTAGTAGATGCCGCCGCGTGATGAGTCTGCCGCGTACGCGCTAGACGATGCCATTCTCTTCTCGCGCATCCTAGCGAAGCACCGCTACGATCCTCTCCCTGTCGCCTTCAAGGCTTATGAGGATCTGCGGCGGGGAACGGTCAATGCCGCCTTCCAGGTGTCGCGGCGGATGTGGGAGAAGAACCGTGACCTGGGCTTCTTGGAGGGCCGCCTCAAGGAGTGGACCATGCCCATGCAAGTCCGCAACGGCAAGGAAGCTCGCGAACAGGCGTGGGGCTTTGATGCGACCAAGGTGCAGCTCCCGGGACCGGGAGACTCGACCTCGTCGCTGTATTCATCTGAAAAGGAGTTCCTATAGAGGGTTTGCATGGGTGGTGTTCCGGTTGGCGGGCTTGGGTTATTGGGTTCTCACGAGCTATGATATCATCTATACAGTTTTACCATACAGCAGGCATAATGCCGTGGCTGTTTGATTTTTGGCATTTCGGTTCTTGGTTCGGCATCATATATATCAGACACGTTGGTCTCTTGAATTCATCATCCTTATTTCGGTTGCGCGGCGTACCGAGTTTTGATCCGAGGTACGACGGGGGGAGTCTATTCCCAGATGGGAAGTCTTCCGGATTAATCAATTTAGATAAATGATTAGTTAATGTCAGTTAATATCTCTACTCTTCATCCCTTTTCCTCCAGGTTAAAGATATTAGTGACCCAATAAATGGACTGTTATGATCGTCTCGTtaagtaatagataaatacGAACGGAAAGAGTCCCCGAAGCTGCCCCTAAtattctctcctcccccaggAACAACTAGTCCAACTGAACCGTTATGAACCAAAAAGCGACAATTTATCCACCCGGTTAATAACCAGCCCACTCCACCCCACTAACATCCAGAAAAGCGGCTGGCTTGGACTATTtaccccttcctttccccttcttccatccACAGTTCCTTCGAGTTCCATGGAACAATCCTAATGTCATGCCATGTGCCTGAAAACCAAGACATTACCCCGGAAAGGATGGGAAAGATACaatgaaaaaaaatttttccCCGTCTTACCCTATGGTCAACAATTGTCTTGGTTATGGTCTGATCCCTACATGTGTCCCATGTCGCATGGCCCTTGGGTTACTTGAGTTTAGTCGGTAGATAGTTTCTGCACTAAAATGTCTAGTGGTGAGTTAGTTGGGCTGACTAACGTTAAACCAGAACATAACTGATTAGTAGTCTAGTTTGGGGTTAGTTTTTTGTTGTGATGGAATTTTTCGGGATCGTAAGCCGGGATATGCTCATGTAGTTGGCCAATGGGGTTGtctgggtgggtggttgttgtttaGGATCCCGGGTATTACTTAGTAGTCTCTACTATTAATTACGGTAGGTAGGGCATAAATGGATGAAATAATTCCGATTCCGAGCTCGATTTCGCCCCCATTGTTAGATGGACGGACGGACATGCCGGATCTGTGCGGCATTTGGATGTTGGGGTCGGATCTGATCGGGGCGGATCTATGGGGTTCTTGTGATTGTTTTTCCATTGGTTATGGGGGCCGGGTGAGTACGAGTGTTGTagctgtggaggaggttgtaGAGGTATAGTGTGTTGTAAATGGAAAGTACGAGTCAGTTGTAGAATACATGTCCGGCATTGAGCTTGAGGAATTTCCGGGAAAATGAACCAAGGTTTCTCGGTCTTCCCCATGTCGGTTCGTAGGGTTGTGTCTGTGTCGCGTGTCCTGGTAGTGAGAGGAGTGAGTGGGGTTCTACGCCATTCGATGGGATGACTGCAACTGCCGGTTAGAATTGTAGACTTTAGTCTGGAGTAGACGGGACGCGATGCAGTATCTAGTACACAGTAGAAGTGACGGGATGGTGTGGGGGCGTTGTCGTGGTAGTCCGAGAGTATGGGGTGATAAGTGTTTAGGCGATGGGCGTGGGCGTTGAGTTTTCCGCGGAGATGTCGGAGGTGGGAGACTGCTGGTGGATATACTATAGTAGAGTTTATCGGTTAGAGTGGGTTGATTTGGTTGATTTAAGTCCCTTGTGACGTGTGCTGTAGGTCCGTAGTACTGTTTATTCTCTGATGTTATGTAGTGGTGTACTGTCTGCGTTGcagtaatatacttattaatgCTCTCTCAAggccctcctcaacaccctccccaacacgCTACCCCATCAAAGTAGTCAGggttcaatcaatcatactGCCACGCCGCAATCGAACTCCCATTCGACACCCACGGGTAGGCAAGAGCCTCAAACTGCAAGCAATCACTCACATTCCCCGACGGCACCGTCGCATTCTTCATGGCCGCAAAGACCTGCCACGCACCCCCgttcacctcctcatcctcatccaacgGACAAGCCATGAACCCCGTCGCCCCGAGGCCTGTATACGTCCATTGTCCATAGCTCGTACCTGGCGTGTAGCAGAACGTGCTCGTCGACGCACCAGGGTCCATGTATGTCGTGTGCGCTTCGACAAACTTCAATGCGCCGGTGGGATCGACGTAGATTTCTTGGACGTACCCGGAACTCTGTTCATCATTAGCCATTTTTGTGGTGAGAAGGAACTTGGGAATGGTAGGTAGGCATACCAGGTAGTTGCTGTAGTCGATCACGGTTTCATCTCCTGGTGGGCATGCATCGTACTCAGCTACGTCCTCCGGGCATGCGGTGGAGGTCGTGCCTCCTAGGTAGAAGTTGGTGTCGGCAGCGGTCAGGGGGAGGTTTTGGATGAAAGTGCCAGAGCGGATGGACATGACGGTGAAGGCGCCGGTGCTGCAGTTCGTGGCGGAGAGGGCAGGGGTGACGAgtgtgaggagggagataaAGGTAGCTAGGAAAGCCATTGTTGTGGTATTGAGGCACTGGTTGTTGGTAAAttggggttgatgtgatGAGTTGTGGTTCTGATGTAAGATGAGATGGTCAATCgcatatttatatttattgaaTGGTTGAAACTGACAATGTCAACTCggtctcatcatcattctaCGATAATCAATCAGGCGTGCAATGATCGTCTGAGCTTGGCTATTCTAACTGAGACCTGCATCCGCATTTCTCCGTTATGCCTATCCTGATAGGACAGAACATCTGACAAGCATGAAGCTATACGCGTCGTTGGAATTGTCTTACCTGTGACTACTTTCTACCGAATCAACAGGCCAGCTATACGGGTGGCTGCTTACAAGGAGTTTGATTGGGTTGGGCGGGACCGGCCGGGATAAGTCTACTGGGATATTGATAGGACATTGTCAGAAAAATGCATCATTGTGCATGAGGCTGGGTTAATTATAGTTCCGTGTCCGTCTAGTGGGACGCCGAGGAAGCTTACTTTTAGTGTGACTATTCTAAACCGTAGGGGCTGTGTATAACATTGTGTACTGCCAGGAGATTGTTCGTTCTGGTCCTTCTGTTTTGATCACTCGGTTCTTGCCTACATCCACCCTCGTGCCCTGTTTTGTTATACGCATACGGCTCAAAGCTTCGTATTATCTTCTTTAGCACGGTCCCTCaaaaatactagtatattcCGGGTATAGCAAGCGCAAAAATAAATCTTGACTCACACTGTCTTCTGAATCCCTCCCATGACTAGCGCAGTCTCCAGCTGCTGTGCCACCTCAACGCCCTCGAAATCACGATGCAGCAATGACCCCTTCTGACATGCCTCCCAGTCAAAACAAACCAGCTTACGCCGATTGGGCGTGAACAACAAATCAAGCTCCTCTAGCGACCGCTGCGCAGTCTCCGGATAGAACAAATACGTAACAAAAGAAGTCGCGATGCAAATACCCCCGAAAACGAAGTATATCTTCCACGCAGCCTTATTTAACGCTTCAGGCATATATAAACCGAGCCAAAAATTCGCAAACCAATTAATGCAGGCAGAAAGTGcagtccctcttccccttgcCGAGACAGGGAACACCTCATTCTGATAAGTCCAGGGCAACGCAGCGCACGTCGATCCAAAAGAAATCATGTATAGAAACACAAATGCCACAGCAGCATTGCCGGCATTGAGGTTCGCAAAACTGTATTTCAACTGCTGGGATTCAGCATCGAAATGCGGCGAGCCGTAGCCAACTAGTAACATGCCAACAACAATCATGCAGATGCCCATGAGGCTTGGGCCGATAATTAGTGGCTTCCGTCGACCGTATCGGTCGATCATGATGGTGAGCGAAAAGGAGGCAActaggaagagggaagatccGATGCCGTTCGCTAGCATTGCCGCTTGGGTCCCGGTACGTCCGGTCTGCGCGAATACCTTGGCTGCATAGTAGAAGACGATGTTGACGCCGCTGACGTTCTGCATAAATTGCTGACCCATTGCTAGCGCAGTGCGACGCCGGTAGGGCGCTTTGATGAGTAGGCTCAGGTATGACGGGGGAGGTGTGCGGCCCTCATATTGCACGACTACTCGGATTTCTTGGAACTCGGCTTGTACGGATGGATTGGAGCAGTCACCGTGGCCATGAAGGTCTGCCAAAACTTGAAGTGCCTCGTCGCTGCGATCGTGTTGAAACAGCCAGCGTGGAGATTCTGGGCGTAGATAAATCAGCATACCCACTAAGACCCCAGGTACTAGCTGCAAGGCAAAGCACATGCGCCACGCGGCTGGTCCGGAAATCTTAAGCGCTCCATATTGTACCCAGTAAGATACTAGCAAGCCAACAGCGATCCCTGCGCTCATTGTGGAGGACATAATGCCGCGGACTGTGTGGGGTGTTGTTTCGGCGGTATACCTGACACTTTCAGCAAAACCACACGAGATCGGGGGAGGGAATAATTTAGAGACAGCGATAAAGATAGTATACTTACAGAGAAATAGATTGGAATAGGCCACCAGCTCCGAGTCCATTGACAAGTCGGCCCGCGATAAACATGGCTTGGTTTTGTGCAGCGACAACAACTGCCTGCCCGATCAGATAAATAGCTACACAAATGAGAAGCGTGTATCGACGGCCGAATCGGTCAGCAAGAAAGAACCCAATCAGTAGCGAACCCCCAAACTCGCCAGCCTGAAGAGCCGCTGCCATGACACCTTGTCGGTAAGCTGATGGCGTATGAAAGTAGGAAAGAAACTGCGGCATCGTTAAGATGCCGCTCATGGACGCAATCTCCCATCCGTAGGCGAAGCCCGCTATTGATGGTGGCAGGGCGTAATACAGCCCCGATCGCAGGGTTACACCCATGTCTGTTCAATCCCTGTAGGTTGATTAACAGCGTTCGATAATGGCAGTTCTAATATACCAGGGTAGAAAAGAACTAGCATCTGGTGGCCGTGGCTTCAATCTGGGGAAGATGCGGGGCCCTGCGCGCCAGCTCATCATTTCTCCAACCAGCATAAAATTGTGCCATAAGCAGTTTCCATTATATTGCTTTGATAGTCGGCTGAGTGGATGAGGGGTGAGCATAAGAGGGAGATCGCCAGAGTAGTTGGTTGGCAAGCGCACAGACGAATGAATATGTGATTGGCCCTGCAGGCCGATAAAGCTTAGCATGCAGCCAGCTTGCAGGGTATGAACATCCCGCTAGTGACACCTGGCAGTATGCTTGAGCAAACCATACTTTTGCAGGCCAGTCTTGTCTTTTTGGCGCATTCATCGCTGCTAATTACGTAGTCTCTACGCTACACTTCCCAACGAGGTTATAGGCAGAGCACGAAATTGCCATATGTATTGCTCACAAATTCTTGCTGTCCTGTGACATGAAGTCATGTCCGTatgtaattttattataggGTTCGTCACGCAACG of Aspergillus luchuensis IFO 4308 DNA, chromosome 7, nearly complete sequence contains these proteins:
- a CDS encoding MFS transporter (COG:U;~EggNog:ENOG410Q2XK;~InterPro:IPR020846,IPR001958,IPR011701,IPR036259;~PFAM:PF07690;~TransMembrane:12 (i20-44o64-81i93-113o119-140i152-175o181-200i254-271o291-311i318-335o355-382i403-424o430-450i);~go_function: GO:0022857 - transmembrane transporter activity [Evidence IEA];~go_process: GO:0055085 - transmembrane transport [Evidence IEA]) — encoded protein: MTFSDSKGGAWGQQWRSSPLFIVSAMAMALFTDTFLYAFLVPILPYVLENRLGLDVSLTQRVSFALLSETAIAALVTSPFIGHYADRMSSKRILLVGSLLAALFGSIVLALATSTFTLFVGRLIQAIASSFIWVVGYATIADNVQPENLGKTYGVISLVVAAGTSGGPMVAGILFELGGYWVAWSSAFIILILDIILRLLMLEKPDVQGDTEYSSNASVASDPERAPLLSSNPGLEGDMAGWKFYVYILRYRRFVCGVISYLSFAVLVSSFDTTLPLHVRDVFSWGSFPAGMMFFALQGPGILLSPICGWLKDRVGTRWPTTVGFLLLAPVMWVIGMPGDERFPWANEGDRGKIIYAVGVTVVGSVSCLLNGAGTIEATVTIDEVEAKHPGIFGPNGGYSRALSVASMGWTLGAFIGPIISGYIAEQVGYYEMSCVIAIVCLLSGVNTVFNLDSKVHFDRVAEST
- a CDS encoding FAD-dependent oxidoreductase (COG:S;~EggNog:ENOG410PUFQ;~InterPro:IPR036188,IPR002938;~PFAM:PF01494;~go_function: GO:0071949 - FAD binding [Evidence IEA]), giving the protein MMDLGYEATPPPSAGKDWVSFWNFVDRAPPLEAESVPRDILVVGAGIAGIAVALALSKELTPFVPDLRINVYERHDILSTSGGAINLTPVAQRHLDRLGVLDELDKLGPESGTDVDAIQLFSSRSGRSLGAINFTDDNGNGFGGYKGRRVMRIILSLAMLKVVERTKNVNVVFGKKLVRGKESKDKAVLYFQDGTTATGDLVLGCDGVHSNVRTHWVSPEHPSEYTGISFVQTMIDSKDIKAPVHFRSTSMNISRHGSLLASYCDRDHTQIFVAAIVQFREELLSHYKIEPGQDWRRTAAIKDALCQEMRDRFGRSGLPAIRDMVNKADDWMLYPVWQVRPGARWYRNRVILLGDAAHAMPPRDESAAYALDDAILFSRILAKHRYDPLPVAFKAYEDLRRGTVNAAFQVSRRMWEKNRDLGFLEGRLKEWTMPMQVRNGKEAREQAWGFDATKVQLPGPGDSTSSLYSSEKEFL
- a CDS encoding uncharacterized protein (COG:S;~EggNog:ENOG410PU4H;~SECRETED:SignalP(1-19)), with the protein product MAFLATFISLLTLVTPALSATNCSTGAFTVMSIRSGTFIQNLPLTAADTNFYLGGTTSTACPEDVAEYDACPPGDETVIDYSNYLSSGYVQEIYVDPTGALKFVEAHTTYMDPGASTSTFCYTPGTSYGQWTYTGLGATGFMACPLDEDEEVNGGAWQVFAAMKNATVPSGNVSDCLQFEALAYPWVSNGSSIAAWQYD
- a CDS encoding uncharacterized protein (COG:G;~EggNog:ENOG410PVCS;~InterPro:IPR020846,IPR005828,IPR036259;~TransMembrane:5 (o6-25i32-53o73-99i111-130o142-161i);~go_component: GO:0016021 - integral component of membrane [Evidence IEA];~go_function: GO:0022857 - transmembrane transporter activity [Evidence IEA];~go_process: GO:0055085 - transmembrane transport [Evidence IEA]), with protein sequence MLANGIGSSLFLVASFSLTIMIDRYGRRKPLIIGPSLMGICMIVVGMLLVGYGSPHFDAESQQLKYSFANLNAGNAAVAFVFLYMISFGSTCAALPWTYQNEVFPVSARGRGTALSACINWFANFWLGLYMPEALNKAAWKIYFVFGGICIATSFVTYLFYPETAQRSLEELDLLFTPNRRKLVCFDWEACQKGSLLHRDFEGVEVAQQLETALVMGGIQKTV
- a CDS encoding uncharacterized protein (COG:G;~EggNog:ENOG410PVCS;~InterPro:IPR020846,IPR005828,IPR036259;~TransMembrane:3 (o20-39i51-73o79-99i);~go_component: GO:0016021 - integral component of membrane [Evidence IEA];~go_function: GO:0022857 - transmembrane transporter activity [Evidence IEA];~go_process: GO:0055085 - transmembrane transport [Evidence IEA]), whose amino-acid sequence is MGVTLRSGLYYALPPSIAGFAYGWEIASMSGILTMPQFLSYFHTPSAYRQGVMAAALQAGEFGGSLLIGFFLADRFGRRYTLLICVAIYLIGQAVVVAAQNQAMFIAGRLVNGLGAGGLFQSISL